AGGGCGCGGTGCTCAACGGCGACAGCACCGTGCGCACCATCCAGACCCAGCTGCGTTCGCTGCTGAGCAGCCCGATTCCCGGCGCGCCGGCCGGTTCGGCCAGCCTGCCCGACGTCGGCATCACCACCCAGAAAGACGGCTCGATCGCGATCGACTCGATCAAACTGGGCAAGGCGCTGGCCGATCCGACCAAGAATTTCGCCGCACTGTTTGCCACCAGCAACGGCCAGCGAGGCTACGGCGCCCAGATGGATGTCACGCTGGGGCGCATCCTGAGCCCCGTCGGCACGCTGCCGTCGCACACCAACAGCATCAACAGCGCGGTGCGCGACCTGGAAAAGCAGCGCACCGTCATCAACTCGCGACTGGCCGACGTCGAAAAACGCTACCGCGCCCAGTTCAGCGCGCTCGACAAGGCGATGGCCAGCATGACCACCACCAGTAATTTCTTGACGCAACAGCTTGCCAGCCTGGCCAAATCGACCGGCTGATATTAAATAAAGGAAACCGACATGTTTGGATCGCAGCGTAGCGGGGCCAATGCCTACGCCAAAGTGGGCGTGGAAACGGGCGTGCTGTCCGCCAGCCCGCACAAGCTGATCGCCATGCTGTTCGACGGCGCGCTGGTGGCGCTGTCGACCGCGCTGGTGCAGATGAAGGCGGGCAATATCGCCGCCAAGGGCCAGGCCATTTCGAAGGCGATCACGATCATCGACGAAGGCCTGCGCGCCAGCCTCGACAAGTCGGCCGGCGGCGGCATCGCCGTCAGCCTCGACGCGCTGTACGAGTACATGGGCGGGCGCCTGCTGACGGCCAACCTGAACAACCAGCCCGAGCTGATCGAGGAAGTCCAGCGCCTGCTGGGCGAACTGAAGCAGGCCTGGGACCAGATCGCCCCCGGCGCCGGCGCGCCCGCCCAGGCCGCCATGGCCCTGCCGCCATCGGCCGCGCTCGCCGGCTATGGCGCCGGGGCGCCGCGGGCCGCGAACATGATCAAGGCATGAGGTGGAGCATGATGACTAGTCAACAAGTTTTGTCGGTGTACGAAACGCTGGTCGGCCTGACCGGCGAAATGGTGGCGGCCGCCAGCGCCAGCGACTGGGACCAGCTCGCCGTGCTCGAAAGCCGCTGCGCCGCCCACGTCCAGGCGCTCAAGGAGAACGCGGCGCCGGTGCTGACCGGTGAAAACCGCGCCCGCAAGGTGCGCATCATCCAGAAAATGCTCGATGACGACCGCAAGATCCGCGACCTGACGATGCCTTGGATGGCCCAGCTGTCCTCGCTGATCAGCAACACTCGCTCGCAGGGCCGGCTGGTCAACGCCTACGGCGCGATCTAACGTGCCCGTGCGCCATGCTGCCCCGGCTTGACGCCACCAGCATCGCGCCGGTCTCGCCCGCGCGCGCGATCGCCGCGCTCAAGGGCGTGGCCGATCCGCGCCAGGAACTGTTCGAACGCTCGCTGCAAACCCTGGTCGGCAAATCGCTGCAAGGCCAGGTGCTCGGCCGGCTGACCGATGGCAGTTTCGTCGTCAGGGTCAACGGCACCCCGGCGCGCATGATGCTGCCGCCCGGCGCCCAGCCCGGCGCCGAAGTGCCGCTCACCCTGGTTGCGCTGTCTCCCCGTCCCACCTTCCAGGTCGGCGCCTTCCCCGGCGGATCGGCCGCCGCGACGCTGTCCGAAGCGCTGGCCACCGCGCTGCCCGAGGGCGCGCCGGCCGGAGCCCACGCCGCCGCGCCACAGCGCGCGTTGGCCCAGGCCGCCCTGCGCGCGAATGTGGCCAATGCGGCCATGCTGCCGGCCGAACACCTGCCCACGCTCGAATCCGACACACCGCATGCCACGCTGAGCGAGGCCGCGAAAGTCATCACCGGCGTGCTGGCCACCGCGCTCAAGGCGCCCAATCCGCCCACCGCGGTCATTGCGCCGGCGCCGCTGCTGGACCGGCCCGCCCCCGAAGCGGCGAAGCTGGCCGGCGCACTGAAGCACGCCATCGACAGCAGCGGCCTGTTCTACGAATCGCACCTGCGCGAATGGTCCGAGGGCGCGCGTCCGCTGGCCGACCTGGCGCGCGAACCGCAGATGCAGAAAGTTCTCGATGGCGGCGCCGCCAAGCCGGGCGCCGCCCTCACCGATCCCGCCACCGCCCAGTTCATCAACCTGCAGCTGGCCAGCCACGAACAGCAGCGCGTGGCCTGGCATGGCGAACTGTGGCCGGGCCAGCCGCTGCAGTGGGAAGTGAGCCGCGACGCGCCCGAGCGGCGTCCCGGCGGCGCCGATCCCGAACCGGCCTGGCGCAGCACGGTGCGCTTCCGCTTTCCGCTGCTCGGCGAGATCGGCGCCAGCGTGGTCATGGCCGGCGGCGAACTGCACGTCCAGGTCCAGGCCGGCACTGCCGACATCGAGCGCCTGCTGCAGGCGCATGCCGGGAAGCTGGCCAATGCGCTCGACGCGGCCGGCTCGCCGCTGTCGTCGCTCAACATCCGCGCCGCCCGTGACTGACGCCGCCAACCGCAAGCAGAGCGCGGTCGCGCTGGCCTACCAGGAAGGCGACGGCGCCCCCAAGGTGGTGGCCAAGGGCAACGGCATGGTCGCCGCGCAGATTATCGATCGCGCCCGCGAGGCCGGCGTGTTCGTCCACGAATCGAAGGAACTGGTGGCGCTGCTGATGGACATCGACCTCGACCGGCAGATTCCGCCGGCCCTCTATCGGGCGATTGCGGAACTGCTGGCGTGGCTATATCATGTTGAATCCGCGCAAGTAAATGGCGATCCCGCGCCGCCGCCACCGGACGCACGCCGACTCATCGAATCATCAGAAAATTTGGCCAGGACAGATGCAAGCACCTAACGATTTGGCTTTGGAAAACTGGCACGATTTTGAAATCGGCTCGCGCCGGGAAATCATCGCGCTGCTGCGCAATATCCGCGACAAGAACCAGCTGATCCGCATGCTGATCCAGGGCGACTCGGACGTGTGCGTCACCTCGATCCTCGACGTCGATCCGGACACCGATTCGGTCATCCTCGACCGCTCCATCAACCGCGAGCAGAACGAGCGCATCGTGCGCGCCCAGCGGGTCTCCTTCGAAACCTCGCTCGACAAGATTCGCATCCTGTTCGCCAGCGACGACATTTCGGAGACCAGCTTCCAGAACGGCGCGGCGCTGAAGATGGCGCTGCCCTCGACCATGATCCGCCTGCAGCGGCGCGAGTTCTACCGCATGGCCACGCCGGTCAGCAACCCGGTGCGCGCGGTGGTCCCGATGCCCGAGGAAATGGGTGGCGGCACGGCGATTTTTCCCTTGTCGGACATCAGCTGCGGCGGCATTGCTATCCTGGACAACAAACTGGTGCTGGGCAATACCATCGGCGCCAACTACGAGAACGTCCGCGTCGACCTGCCCGAGATCGGCACCGTCACCACCACGCTGCAGGTGCGCAACTCGGTCGATCTGACGCTTTTGAACAACAAGACCAATCGCCGCCTCGGCTGTTCCTTCGTCAACATTTCGCGCGCCAATTTGGCAATGGTGCAGCGCTACATCACCAAGCTCGAACGCGAGCGCAACGCCCGCCTCGCCGGCCTGGGCTGACCGCGTTGGGGGGTGTAGCAGGGGTTTAGCGACGCGACGGGGACGCCCAGTCCCCGGGTTTGTCGGCGCCGCTGAGCTAGGTTACGCTTCCTGCGCCGCGGCACCCACTTCGAAATCGAACTCCGCGACACCATCCACCACGCCACGCACGCGGTCTCCCGGCTGCAGGCTGCCAACACCTGCGGGCGTGCCCGAAAAGATCAGGTCGCCAGGGGCCAGGGTAACGAAGCGCGAGAGATGGCTGATCACCTCCGCGACCGACCATATCATCTCCTTCAGCGTCCCGCTCTGCTTGACGACTCCATTGACTTCCAGCGAGATGCGCGCGTCGGCCGGATGACCGATCTCTCCGACCGGGCGCAGCGCGCTGCACGGCGCCGACGCGTCGAATCCCTTGGCGAGATCCCAGGGACGGCTCATTTCCTTGGCCACCGCCTGCATGTCGCGCCGCGTCAGGTCCACGCCGACGCCATAGCCCCATACCAGCGCCAGCGCGTCTTCCACCGCGACGCCGGCCCCGCCGCCACCGAGCGCGACGACCATTTCGACTTCGTGGTGGAGCTCATTCGTGGCCGGGGGATAGGGAATGACGCCTTCCGCGGCGACAACGGCGTCGGCCGGCTTCATGAAGAAGAACGGCGGTTCCCGATCGGGATCCTTGCCCATTTCGCGCGCATGCGCAGCGTAGTTACGGCCGACGCAGAATACCCGTCGCACAGGAAAGCGCGCGTTGCTGCCTGCAACGGCTACCGACGGCGTCGCCGGCGGCGTGATGACGAATTCGGACATGGACGCTCCTTGAAGTTATTTGGCAAATACCTGGCCCAGGTCGGCGAAGGACTTGAATTCCAGCGCGTTGCCCGAAGGGTCGAGGAAGAACATCGTCGCTTGTTCGCCGGGCTCGCCCTTGAACCGAATATAGGGTTCGATGACGAATTGGATGCCGGCGGCGCGCAGCCGGTTAGCCAGCGCTTCCCATTCTCCCCGCGGGATGATTGCGCCGAAGTGGCGCGCCGGCACCTGATGCCCGTCGACGGTGCTGGTCGCGACATGCCCGCATTCTTCCGGCGCCAGGTGCGCCACCAGCTGGTGTCCGTAAAAATTGAAATCGATCCAGTTGGCCGAACTGCGGCCTTCCGCACACCCGATCAAGCCGCCATAGAAACGGCGCGCCGCTTCCAGGTCGTTCACCGGAAACGCCAGATGAAATAAAGCGGTCGTGGTCATGGTTGCCTTCTCAGCGAGTTATACATGGGAACAGAATGCCACACAGCGCAATTTTTCGTAATCTGATGCCAAAGCTTCTGCCAATGGGAACTGTCCGGACCGCGTTCTCGACAGGGCGGACGGCCGTGTTCGGCGGGCTGTACGCAACCGCCCGATTACAATGGCCCCTCCCCCCAATGATTTCGGAACAATGAACAACCCAAACAAGGCGACCCTGGTTGGACTAGTAGCCATCTTCTTGTGGAGCGCGATTATCGGCCT
This window of the Massilia sp. R2A-15 genome carries:
- the fliS gene encoding flagellar export chaperone FliS, whose product is MFGSQRSGANAYAKVGVETGVLSASPHKLIAMLFDGALVALSTALVQMKAGNIAAKGQAISKAITIIDEGLRASLDKSAGGGIAVSLDALYEYMGGRLLTANLNNQPELIEEVQRLLGELKQAWDQIAPGAGAPAQAAMALPPSAALAGYGAGAPRAANMIKA
- a CDS encoding flagellar protein FliT gives rise to the protein MMTSQQVLSVYETLVGLTGEMVAAASASDWDQLAVLESRCAAHVQALKENAAPVLTGENRARKVRIIQKMLDDDRKIRDLTMPWMAQLSSLISNTRSQGRLVNAYGAI
- a CDS encoding flagellar hook-length control protein FliK; this translates as MLPRLDATSIAPVSPARAIAALKGVADPRQELFERSLQTLVGKSLQGQVLGRLTDGSFVVRVNGTPARMMLPPGAQPGAEVPLTLVALSPRPTFQVGAFPGGSAAATLSEALATALPEGAPAGAHAAAPQRALAQAALRANVANAAMLPAEHLPTLESDTPHATLSEAAKVITGVLATALKAPNPPTAVIAPAPLLDRPAPEAAKLAGALKHAIDSSGLFYESHLREWSEGARPLADLAREPQMQKVLDGGAAKPGAALTDPATAQFINLQLASHEQQRVAWHGELWPGQPLQWEVSRDAPERRPGGADPEPAWRSTVRFRFPLLGEIGASVVMAGGELHVQVQAGTADIERLLQAHAGKLANALDAAGSPLSSLNIRAARD
- a CDS encoding EscU/YscU/HrcU family type III secretion system export apparatus switch protein — translated: MTDAANRKQSAVALAYQEGDGAPKVVAKGNGMVAAQIIDRAREAGVFVHESKELVALLMDIDLDRQIPPALYRAIAELLAWLYHVESAQVNGDPAPPPPDARRLIESSENLARTDAST
- a CDS encoding flagellar brake protein, producing the protein MQAPNDLALENWHDFEIGSRREIIALLRNIRDKNQLIRMLIQGDSDVCVTSILDVDPDTDSVILDRSINREQNERIVRAQRVSFETSLDKIRILFASDDISETSFQNGAALKMALPSTMIRLQRREFYRMATPVSNPVRAVVPMPEEMGGGTAIFPLSDISCGGIAILDNKLVLGNTIGANYENVRVDLPEIGTVTTTLQVRNSVDLTLLNNKTNRRLGCSFVNISRANLAMVQRYITKLERERNARLAGLG
- a CDS encoding fumarylacetoacetate hydrolase family protein, with product MSEFVITPPATPSVAVAGSNARFPVRRVFCVGRNYAAHAREMGKDPDREPPFFFMKPADAVVAAEGVIPYPPATNELHHEVEMVVALGGGGAGVAVEDALALVWGYGVGVDLTRRDMQAVAKEMSRPWDLAKGFDASAPCSALRPVGEIGHPADARISLEVNGVVKQSGTLKEMIWSVAEVISHLSRFVTLAPGDLIFSGTPAGVGSLQPGDRVRGVVDGVAEFDFEVGAAAQEA
- a CDS encoding VOC family protein, encoding MTTTALFHLAFPVNDLEAARRFYGGLIGCAEGRSSANWIDFNFYGHQLVAHLAPEECGHVATSTVDGHQVPARHFGAIIPRGEWEALANRLRAAGIQFVIEPYIRFKGEPGEQATMFFLDPSGNALEFKSFADLGQVFAK